The DNA segment TATAAGAAACAAGCAAAATAAATTATCTGATTCCTGCGAAATTATCTTATTACAAGATGGGCAGTTATGAGGTTGTCTTGCGATTATTCAAAGGTGTATAATCTTTGAACGTTTTTTAAAACCTGAACATTAGAAATATGTATGTGATAAAACTATGGGATAGTGGCTATTAAGAACGGGATTTTTCAAAACTGATTACCGATTAGTGATTGGCGGTTTTAATAGCGAAGCGGCAGCCAGAAGTAAATTCTGCCCCAAGTTGTTGACAAAGTGTCATGTTTCTGCGGTTGGCGAACGCCCAGTGGTTGTGGTTGGCGAACGCCCAGTGGTTGTGGTTGGCGAACGCCCAGTGGTTGTGGTTGGCGAACGCCCAGTGGTTGTGGTTGGCGAACGCCCAGTGGTTGTGGTTGGCGAACGCCCAGTGGTTGTGGTTGGCGTACGTCCTCGTGCGCCAACTTGCATTATACTACTATTTCACACTCCCGGACGATTCACCTTTGCCCTCATCAAATATAGACGGCGTTTCGCAAGGCGGCCAGCCTACCGGCGGTTCATCCGGGATATCTTCTGATGTAAGCCAGGCAGGGAAATAAGCCGGGCAGAATGAGATGAAATCCTCGCCCTTGAAATACCTGACAAGTTTAACATCACTGCCCATTATTATGCAATCGCCGTTAATATCGGCTGAGGCCCAGAAACCATCTATTAGGCAAGGCTGGTTTAACATGCCCATGAAATAATGCGACATATAAATAACATCGCTGCCCATAGTCTGAGGCGGCCACAATCCTAAATACATATTGGCATCGCCGGGTAGATATTCCGATTTAGGCATAAAATTAAGATGAAGACATGCCCAGTTATCAATTGCGTTATAACCTTCAAAGTAAGGATTATAATTTCTAAAGCTAATAACATCATCAATGGTTGTATCAGACAAATAACAATTTGCTACATGTAATCTGTAAGATAAACACAATGTCGGAGCTGTTAAAATAAACCTGCCTTGATATGATGTATAAAACTCTGAATGACACCAACCATCATCACAACCATAATAATTGAAACTTGTAGTATTCCAAAAAGGATAATAAACGATACAATCCGCCAAATCAATAGAATCAAAATAAGTTGAATTGAATAAGAATGGAATTTTTAAATGACTATAACCTTGCTGTAAATCAGGAGTACCGCTCATTATATAAATAGGTATATCAATCCAGGTATTGGGAGATGCATAAATAGTATCATGCCAGCCGTATTCATCGATTGTACCGCCTGCTCAGATATAAATCGAATTCTCAGCCAGAGGTACCATCGCAGCATCAATAATTATAGTGTCGTTTGGTTCAGCGGCTATACCTGATATTACTACATCATTATAACCTGGTTTTAAGAAGACTATATCGAAACCTTCGCAGAAAATTGGAATCTGGTAATTGCCATTGATGTCTGAATAGTTATACAATGAAGAATAGTCCTGATATGTTGCTAATACGCTGTCGAGTGGGTTTGATGACATAAAATCAATCACATTGCCGGTTATATAACTTGTGCCAGCCCCGAGAATAACGTCAAGGTTGGTAGTATCACCATAATTTGCAGTAACATTCGCTATACTATTCCAAAATCTTGTACTATTACATCAATCCTTGTTGTATCTCCGAGTGTAATGTTAGTATTGTTAAAGGATGCAACTACATCATCATTATATAAAAATGAAACATTATATAAACCGGGATTTAAGCAAAACTCAAAATAGCCATTTTCATCAGTATAAACTGCTAAAGCCGTATCGCTGTTTAATTCGACATATACACTTTCTAAGGGCATATCAATGGAATTTAGAACAATACCGTTTAAATAACCCGGCAATTCTAACAGTGATATATCCAAAATAGTTGTATCATTAAGAGCAACTTCTACGCCATTTATAATTGTATCATTGTAATCTTCATGAGAAAACGATACATCAAAATTGCCGCCGCTATAAAAATAAAGCCAATATTGACCGTCAACAGTAGTAATACTACTATAAGATGTTGACATATTTTCTACAATAACACCCGGTATTGTTGTTGTACCATTTATTCTTGTAACAACACCTGTAATCAGAGAAAATGAAGAATCTGTTACTGCCTGTTCTCCCCCATAAGCGCCCATATCACTGCGTTGGGTATTCATGCCCCATGAACAATCGAGCAAGCTGTCAGGTATGAATAAATTCCCTGCATCTATGCACGATGAATTATAAAGATTGCCGCAGTCATCGCTCATTAAATGATAATCTTCATTAGCCGGATTGCGAAACAGCGGGTCGGTGTCGATATTATCAACTCCAGACCAACCGCCCTGGATATTGCTGTAGGTAATATCCGGCGAACCATCAATTTGGTCAGAGCATTTTGCCTCATTATTCCAAATTATATTGTTTATCAAAATGAGAATATGGCAATAGATTCCACCCCCTGAACTATCAGCAAAATTGCCATAAATTGTATTGTTTTTTATTACAGGTATAATAGGTGATTCATTAAAATGGATTCCACCACCGTAGGATACACAAGTGTTTTTAATAATCAAGTTATTAGTTATCAAGATGAAATATGAATAATCAATTGATATACCACCACCAGTGCATTCTATGGTTTCACTAATAACAGAATTTCCAGAAATTATGCTTTTATTTATTATGATATCATTCTCATAATAATCACTGATATATATCCCACCGCCTGCAATTCCAGCGCTATTTTCACTAATTATGTTTTCGGAAATGTTGCAGGAAGATTCATTACAGCTAATACCTCCACCGACACCTGTACTTGTATTTCCAATAATACAATTATTGTTAATTATAGCATTGCTATAATTAATACTAATTCCACCTCCACCGGAGGTAAGACTTGAGTTATTATATATATTATTATTACTAATTTCTGAATAAGCACAATAATTTAAGTAAATTCCACCGCCATGTGATCCTATATT comes from the Candidatus Zixiibacteriota bacterium genome and includes:
- a CDS encoding carboxypeptidase regulatory-like domain-containing protein — encoded protein: MAGFTIRNGFSYASGYGYGILCKNSYLKILNNLIINNRVSFMGAGGISCENAITTIFSNTIMNNIGSHGGGIYLNYCAYSEISNNNIYNNSSLTSGGGGISINYSNAIINNNCIIGNTSTGVGGGISCNESSCNISENIISENSAGIAGGGIYISDYYENDIIINKSIISGNSVISETIECTGGGISIDYSYFILITNNLIIKNTCVSYGGGIHFNESPIIPVIKNNTIYGNFADSSGGGIYCHILILINNIIWNNEAKCSDQIDGSPDITYSNIQGGWSGVDNIDTDPLFRNPANEDYHLMSDDCGNLYNSSCIDAGNLFIPDSLLDCSWGMNTQRSDMGAYGGEQAVTDSSFSLITGVVTRINGTTTIPGVIVENMSTSYSSITTVDGQYWLYFYSGGNFDVSFSHEDYNDTIINGVEVALNDTTILDISLLELPGYLNGIVLNSIDMPLESVYVELNSDTALAVYTDENGYFEFCLNPGLYNVSFLYNDDVVASFNNTNITLGDTTRIDVIVQDFGIV